In one window of Bos mutus isolate GX-2022 chromosome 13, NWIPB_WYAK_1.1, whole genome shotgun sequence DNA:
- the AVP gene encoding vasopressin-neurophysin 2-copeptin, whose translation MPDATLPACFLSLLAFTSACYFQNCPRGGKRAMSDLELRQCLPCGPGGKGRCFGPSICCGDELGCFVGTAEALRCQEENYLPSPCQSGQKPCGSGGRCAAAGICCNDESCVTEPECREGIGFPRRVRASDRSNATLLDGPSGALLLRLVQLAGAPEPAEPAQPGVY comes from the exons ATGCCCGACGCCACACTGCCCGCCTGCTTCCTCAGCCTGCTGGCCTTCACCTCTGCTTGCTACTTCCAGAACTGCCCAAGGGGCGGCAAGAGGGCCATGTCCGACCTGGAGCTGAGACAG tGTCTCCCCTGCGGCCCCGGGGGCAAAGGCCGCTGCTTCGGGCCCAGCATCTGCTGCGGGGACGAGCTGGGCTGCTTCGTGGGCACGGCCGAGGCGCTGCGCTGCCAAGAGGAGAACTACCTGCCGTCGCCCTGCCAGTCCGGCCAGAAGCCCTGCGGGAGCGGGGGCCGCTGCGCCGCCGCCGGCATCTGCTGCAACGACG AGAGCTGCGTGACCGAGCCCGAGTGCCGGGAAGGTATCGGCTTCCCCCGCCGCGTTCGCGCCAGCGACCGGAGCAACGCGACCCTGCTGGACGGGCCGAGCGGGGCCTTGTTGCTGCGGCTGGTGCAGCTGGCGGGGGCGCCGGAGCCCGCGGAGCCCGCCCAGCCCGGCGTCTACTGA
- the MRPS26 gene encoding small ribosomal subunit protein mS26 — MLRALSTLGARPLGRPPAQFLLLARGRKTRHDPPAKSKIGRVATPPAVDPAEFFVLTERYRQYRQTVRALRQEFVTEVRRKVHEARAGVLAERKALQDAAEHRELMAWNQAENQRLHELRMARLRQEAREQEQWQAEEAAREAREAEAWARLKEREVLQLQEDAKNFITRENLEARVEEALDSPKSYNWAVTREGQVVTPQHKGS; from the exons ATGCTGCGCGCGCTGAGCACCCTGGGCGCGCGGCCCTTGGGCCGCCCTCCTGCCCAGTTTCTGCTCCTCGCGCGCGGCCGAAAAACCCGCCACGATCCGCCGGCCAAGTCCAAGATCGGGCGCGTGGCGACCCCGCCCGCCGTGGATCCTGCGGAATTCTTCGTGCTGACAGAGCGTTACCGGCAGTACCGCCAGACGGTGCGCGCCCTCAG ACAGGAGTTCGTGACCGAGGTGCGCAGGAAGGTGCACGAGGCCCGGGCCGGTGTCTTGGCAGAGCGCAAGGCGCTGCAGGATGCCGCTGAGCACCGCGAGCTGATGGCCTGGAACCAGGCGGAGAACCAGCGGCTGCATGAGCTGCG GATGGCCAGGCTGCGGCAGGAGGCGCGGGAGCAGGAGCAGTGGCAAGCGGAGGAGGCGGCCCGGGAAGCCCGAGAGGCGGAGGCCTGGGCCCGGCTCAAGGAGCGGGAAGTGCTGCAGCTGCAG GAGGATGCAAAAAACTTCATCACCCGAGAGAATCTGGAGGCACGGGTGGAAGAAGCTCTGGACTCCCCCAAGAGCTACAACTGGGCCGTCACCAGAGAGGGGCAGGTGGTCACGCCACAGCACAAGGGCTCCTGA
- the OXT gene encoding oxytocin-neurophysin 1: MAGSSLACCLLGLLALTSACYIQNCPLGGKRAVLDLDVRTCLPCGPGGKGRCFGPSICCGDELGCFVGTAEALRCQEENYLPSPCQSGQKPCGSGGRCAAAGICCSPDGCHEDPTCDPEAAFSQH, translated from the exons ATGGCAGGTTCCAGCCTCGCCTGCTGCCTGCTCGGCCTCCTGGCGTTGACCTCCGCCTGCTACATTCAGAACTGCCCCCTGGGCGGCAAACGCGCGGTGCTGGACCTCGACGTGCGCACG tGTCTCCCCTGCGGCCCCGGGGGCAAAGGCCGCTGCTTCGGGCCCAGCATCTGCTGCGGGGACGAGCTTGGCTGCTTCGTGGGCACGGCCGAGGCGCTGCGCTGCCAAGAGGAGAACTACCTGCCGTCGCCCTGCCAGTCCGGCCAGAAGCCCTGCGGGAGCGGGGGCCGCTGCGCCGCCGCCGGCATCTGCTGCAGCCCGG ACGGCTGCCACGAGGACCCCACCTGCGACCCTGAGGCCGCCTTCTCCCAGCACTGA